The stretch of DNA AGAATGCTAAAACAGCTAACAGAGCCGAGATTTTTAATTTTTTCATAAGTGTAAATTTTAATATAATAGTTAAAAAAGAAATCTGTTATTATCTTTTTAATATGACAAATATAGCTGAGCTGATGAACCCTGCATGTTAATCACTTTCAAACATTTGTTAACGAGTTGTTAATGATGGGAAATAAATAGATATTTTTGGATAATATTGCCTCTGAAAAATGGAAATAAAGAAACTCAATATTATTATCACATTAGGGTTTATTGCTATAATAGGAATCCTGATCGCCCAGCTCCTATGGACACGGCAGGCTTATAATCTTGAAGATAAAAAATTCAACCAAACAGTAAATATTGCTTTACTGGAAGTTGTAGAAAAATTATCCGGAGGAAAAGCTGCTTTTAATGAAAGTCCTGTTCAGAATATCTCCAATGATTATTATGTAGTTAACCTTAATAATGAATTTCATCCCGCAGTACTGGAACATTATTTAAAAACAGAGTTCAATCACTTCCAGATCAACACAGATTATGTATATGCATTATATAATTGTCATAGTGATAAGATGATCTATGGGAAATATGTTTTGAAAAACCAGGAAGATTCTGAAAACAGAATCATTAAATTTCCCAAACATAAAAATCTGGTATATTACTTTTCCATCCGTTTTCCCGAGAAAACTACTTATCTGATAAGCTCTTTACGGTTTTGGTATTTGCTAACATTTGCCCTTATCATTATTTTGCTTGTATATGTATATTCCATATATACCATTATTCAGCAAAAGAAATTTTCAGAATTACAGCGGGATTTTATCAACAATATGACCCATGAATTCAAGACCCCTCTTTCTTCAATACTTTTAGCTTCAGAAGCCCTAACCAACCAGGATACCATAAAAGTAAATCCTAAATTGCAGACCTATACATCTATTATTACCGACCAAAGCCACAAGCTCAATAATCACATTGAAAAAATACTAAACATTGCCCGAAATGATGCTT from Chryseobacterium piperi encodes:
- a CDS encoding sensor histidine kinase; protein product: MEIKKLNIIITLGFIAIIGILIAQLLWTRQAYNLEDKKFNQTVNIALLEVVEKLSGGKAAFNESPVQNISNDYYVVNLNNEFHPAVLEHYLKTEFNHFQINTDYVYALYNCHSDKMIYGKYVLKNQEDSENRIIKFPKHKNLVYYFSIRFPEKTTYLISSLRFWYLLTFALIIILLVYVYSIYTIIQQKKFSELQRDFINNMTHEFKTPLSSILLASEALTNQDTIKVNPKLQTYTSIITDQSHKLNNHIEKILNIARNDASGLSLKLQKIVLLPFIQEITNTVKQKNDNISIQIEVEHTIAVLADEFHFANVIYNILDNSIKYCKTEPSIIISSFKDSKGLYLKFKDNGMGIPSKNIPYIFDKFYRVNTKKSDEINGFGLGLFYVKKVVQQHNWKISVENNTDTGIIITLFLPFKKTTICKSWKNLKSYTQKMIKR